Proteins from a single region of Enoplosus armatus isolate fEnoArm2 chromosome 6, fEnoArm2.hap1, whole genome shotgun sequence:
- the hgfb gene encoding hepatocyte growth factor, whose protein sequence is MWIYKLILGLFIISCSESRRNALQDYQKTDGIRLVVVSPDSSYPTKSKKLSMAKCAKACSRNRRLPFTCRAFLYDHKNRKCQWLSFDRNSPGAQIQQDFNYQLYQKKDYVRECIVGTGQSYRGRRSVTVSGILCQAWASPIPHEHKFMSKRFRKKDLRENYCRNPDNSTVGPWCFTTDPRPHLRHQECGIPQCSEVECMNCNGEDYRGPMDHTESGKECQRWDLDVPHKHLHHPKRYPDKGLDDNYCRNPDGRHRPWCFTTDPNTPWEYCNIKVCATPPKSNVVETTECYQGRGEGYRGTVDVMPTGLICQRWDSQYPHNHSFIPQAYPCKDLRENYCRNPDGQEFPWCFTTDPRVRTMFCTNIPQCGTHNKPVSDCYEGFGENYQGEQSRTRSNLPCAPWRDHSNSGERGMLMAGLEGNYCRNPDKDKHGPWCYTNNSAISWDYCNVKPCDASQNTIPMGELSSVVCFVHKRTRIVGGGPVGITDGSWMVSIQKGSVHWCGGSLIREEWVLTDRQCFSSCVPDLSEYQVWLGVSDIREGAPDWTKRQEVSIAHVICGPEGSSLALIRLSKPALPADNVHTIQLPVAGCSIPEGTICKMYGWGETKGTGHDDVLKAVDLPIVSNERCREMHRGNLHITNTKICAGGKRNEGVCERDYGGPLVCQDGDIRVIVGVSVHGRGCARANQPGIFINVPFFTQWIYKVFRYYPNPEIF, encoded by the exons ATGTGGATTTACAAGCTGATTCTCGGACTCTTCATCATTTCTTGTTCTG agagcaggagaaatGCACTCCAGGACTACCAGAAGACTGATGGCATACGACTTGTTGTCGTCTCTCCTGATTCCTCCTACCCGACCAAAAGCAAGAAGCTGAGCATGGCCAAGTGCGCCAAAGCCTGCAGCCGCAACAGAAGACTCCCCTTCACCTGCAG AGCATTTCTCTATGAtcataaaaacaggaaatgccAGTGGCTGTCGTTCGACAGGAACTCTCCAGGAGCTCAGATCCAACAGGACTTCAACTACCAACTCTATCAAAAGAAAG ACTATGTCAGGGAGTGCATTGTGGGAACAGGTCAGAGCTACAGGGGGCGGAGGTCGGTAACAGTGAGCGGGATCCTGTGCCAGGCCTGGGCCTCTCCTATTCCTCATGAACACAA ATTCATGTCCAAGAGGTTCAGGAAGAAGGACCTCAGAGAAAACTACTGTCGTAACCCAGACAACTCCACCGTTGGCCCATGGTGCTTTACCACTGACCCTCGGCCGCACCTCAGACACCAGGAGTGTGGCATACCACAGTGTTCAGAGG TTGAGTGCATGAACTGTAATGGGGAAGATTACAGAGGACCCATGGACCACACAGAAAGTGGAAAGGAATGCCAGCGCTGGGACCTGGATGTGCCTCACAAACACCTGCACCACCCTAagag gtACCCTGACAAGGGCCTGGATGATAACTATTGTAGGAACCCAGACGGACGCCACAGACCCTGGTGCTTTACCACGGACCCAAACACACCCTGGGAGTACTGCAACATCAAAGTTTGTG CAACACCTCCTAAAAGTAATGTGGTGGAAACAACCGAGTGTTAccagggaagaggagagggttaTAGGGGGACAGTAGACGTGATGCCCACTGGACTCATCTGCCAACGCTGGGACTCTCAGTATCCCCATAACCACTCATTCATACCTCAAGCCTACCCCTGCAA gGACCTGAGAGAAAACTACTGTCGGAATCCAGATGGCCAGGAATTCCCCTGGTGCTTTACTACAGACCCAAGAGTCCGCACAATGTTCTGCACCAACATCCCTCAGTGCGGTACCCACAACAAGCCTGTCAGTG ACTGCTATGAAGGCTTTGGAGAGAATTATCAAGGAGAGCAGTCAAGGACGAGATCAAATCTGCCCTGTGCTCCCTGGAGAGACCACAGCAACAG tgGCGAGAGGGGCATGCTGATGGCTGGCCTGGAGGGAAACTACTGCAGAAACCCTGATAAAGACAAACATGGTCCCTGGTGTTACACCAACAACTCTGCCATTTCCTGGGACTACTGCAATGTAAAACCAT GTGATGCTTCACAGAACACCATTCCAATGG GTGAGCTGTcctctgtggtgtgttttgtcCATAAGAGAACCAGGATTGTGGGAGGAGGTCCGGTGGGCATAACAGACGGCAGCTGGATGGTCAGCATACAGAAAGG GTCGGTGCACTGGTGTGGGGGTTCACTAATAAGAGAGGAGTGGGTACTCACTGACAGACAGTGCTTCTCCTCATG TGTTCCAGACCTCAGTGAGTATCAGGTGTGGCTGGGAGTCTCAGATATTCGAGAGGGTGCTCCTGACTGGACcaagagacaggaagtcagcaTAGCTCATGTGATATGTGGTCCTGAGGGCTCCAGTTTAGCCCTCATAAGGCTGTCTAA GCCTGCCCTTCCTGCAGACAATGTCCATACAATTCAGCTACCCGTGGCTGGGTGCTCCATCCCAGAAGGaacaatatgtaaaatgtatggaTGGGGAGAGACCAAAG GCACTGGCCACGATGACGTACTGAAGGCAGTTGATCTGCCCATTGTCAGTAATGAGAGGTGTAGAGAGATGCACAGAGGGAACCTCCACATCACCAACACCAAGATCTGTGCAGGAGGCAAGAGGAATGAGGGAGTGTGTGAG AGGGATTATGGCGGCCCTCTTGTGTGTCAGGATGGTGACATCAGGGTTATTGTGGGAGTGAGTGTCCATGGCAGAGGCTGTGCTCGGGCCAACCAGCCTGGCATCTTCATCAATGTGCCCTTCTTCACACAGTGGATCTACAAGGTCTTCAGATATTACCCCAACCCTGAAATCTTCTAG